The stretch of DNA TATCCGGCAAATTACTCTGAAAAAGTAATTCAAAGGAATTATGAGGAACTAAAGAATTCACCTAAGGTAACAATGGAGTTATTAACACCAATGAGCAGTTTTGGTGTTTATTCAAAAGATGGACACTACTTATATGGGAATTTCTCTTCTGAGAATAAAAAAATAATTTGGGATACCTATAGTAATGGGGGGAATTCAATAGGTTTATCAAATTATATTGTTAGTATAGTAAGAGAAAAGGATATATTGATTATTAACTATCCATTAACTATGCAATTTAGAAGTGAAAGATTGAGGGAAGTTTTGCCTAATGCAGAATTGGCTATGGTTTTTTTATTTATTCTTCAACTTATTATAGTATTTTTCTTGTGGTCTAATAGATTTGCTAAAAGGGTTAAAATTGAATTAGAAGCGCTTCTGGTAACAACGGAAAAAATAAAAGAACAGAACTTAGATTTTAACGTAGGCAATAGTAATATAGAAGAGATAGGTATGGTCCTTAAAGGGATTGATAAGATGAAAAATTCTTTAAAGATTGCGATAGAGGAACAATGGTTATTAGAGAAGCAAAAGAGGGAACAGGTTTCAGCTTTGGCTCATGATATAAAAACTCCTCTTACCATAGTCAAAGGCAATGCCGAATTACTTAAGGAAACAGAATTAACGAAGGAACAAAAAAACTACTGCAATTATATAAAGGAAAGCAGTGAACAAATGGATGAATACATTCAAAAATTATTGACCTTTACAAAAAATGAAATTGATAAAGAACATCCGAATGATAATATCAAGGTTATAAAAGTGCTAAATTCCTTGGAAAGGCAAAGCGGGGCTTTAAGTAAAACGAAAAAAATTAACACAGCCTGGAAAGTGGATATTGAAGAAAATCTCTATATAAAAGGGGATGAAAATGAATTCGAACGTGCAATAATGAATATTATTAAAAATGCATTTGACTTTTCTCCAAAAGGCTCAACTATTGCCATATATAGTGTTGCGGACAATTATGAACTAACTATTCAAGTAATAGATCAGGGCAATGGCTTTTCTAAAAAGACGTTGAAGTATGGAAAAGAACAATTTTTTATGGAAAATGAAAGTAGAACAAAAACTGGACATCATGGGTTAGGTTTATATATTGCAAACACCATTATTACAAAATGTAATGGAGAACTTACATTATCGAATGATGAGAATGGCGGTGGGGCAGTTACAGTTAAGGTTCCGATATTCCAAAAGGATGATTAATCAAAATTAATCATCCTTTTGAAATATCGGGAAAATATCTGAAGCCAGCCCGTCTGTACTTATATAAAGAAAGCTCCAGGACTGCTTAATGCGGCAGTGCGACCATTTCTTTCCCACCAGTTGTCAGTCCGTAAGATGAGGAAGGAGAGAGTTTGAGCAGGCACCAATCCAGCTATCTTGTTGTTGGAATTCTGTGTAAACCGCAAACAACGGTGAAGAGACTTAAAAAATAATCCTTTAAGGTTTATAAAAAATCCAACCCATCCTTAAAGAATCTTCCTAGGCCTCTAAGTAACCAAAAAATTAATCTGAAAGGCAAGAAAATTATTTCTGGTATCCAAAATAGTACATCCAAAACAAAATCTAAAAATGTATATTCATCATGGTTCTTCTTACTTTTTCTCGTTTTGCTTTTCTTTTTGTTCCACCATTTATTCATATGCTCAACCCCTTGTTGAATAATAGCTATGGACTTCTTATAACTTTTCTTAATTGATTTTACGTTTGAGGATTTATTTAGTTTCATACTGCGCCAAGAAAATAGACAACGATTTTTGGTGGCGCTTTCGCTCGGTGGCCTGCATAAAAAGTTTTAATAAAGTGCGATTTAACCTTTTTTAAGGAGAACTCTTCGTTCATCTGCCTTAGAGGAAAGTAATAGGACGGACTTAATTTCTGGTTGCCGGTTATACTTCTTTACCCAATCATATAAAGTATTTTCATTCACGCCTACTTTTCCAGCCACTTAGGCTACAGGCTTATCGCTTCCAATTGAAGTTCTTCTTCGAATCGTCTGCCTTTTGCCATAGGGCATACCTCGTGGTCGTTAATCTGTTTATGATTAGCACCAGGCAGCTAAGGCAGGTTTAGTTGGCTAGTAAAAGCAACGATTGGCCAGAAAGCCCTCCTTCAAATGGAAGGAAACGGGGATTATTTTGGAATTGTCATGTGCACCTTGTCGATATATAGAAAACAAAAAGAGGTTGGTCGCTGAAACAGCAGATAATGAAATATTTTTGTTGGTAAGGATGCTTTGTCAGCAGTCTCCTTTAAAGAACGTAATGTTTCATCGGCGGTGTTCACTTATTGATTCAAGGAGGAAGCTTTACGGTTATAATGAAAAAGTAGTCAAATAAGGATGATGAGGAGGTTTCAGTATGAAAATGGAAGACGGGAAGCTGCTACCTGAACAGTGTGAAGAAATACTCGGAATATTGAAAGCCCGTTTTGAGCAAAACATGAATCGTCACAAAGGGCTTGAATGGGCTAAAGTACAAGCAAAGCTGGAATCAAATGCTGAAAAACTATGGTCGCTAAATGAGATGGAAAGAACCGGCGGTGAACCGGATGTGATTGAGTATGACAAAGAGGCGGATGTATACATTTTTTGTGATTGTTCAGCGGAAAGTCCTAAAGGCCGAAGAAGTGTTTGTTACGACCGGGACGCGCTGGAGTCAAGGAAGAAACACAAGCCGCAAAACAGCGCAATGGACATGGCTGCTGACATGGGGATTGAGATTTTAACAGAAGAACAATACCGCAAGCTGCAGAAGCTTGGACATTTCGATACTAAAACATCGAGCTGGGTGCAGACACCTGAGAATATTAGAAAACTTGGGGGAGCTCTCTTTTGTGATCGCCGCTATGACACGGTTTTTGTGTACCACAATGGAGCGGAATCGTATTATGCTGCTAGGGGCTTCCGCGGCTTGCTGCGGGTCTGAATGTTGGTGCTACATTTTTTCTGCAAACGCTGGTGGTTAATACCATGCGGAGGGTGAGTTTTGCCATGGGAGGTATAGAGGCACTCCATCCTTTTTTTACTTGTTTGTTAAAATAAAGTGCAGTTTCTCCATCAATGCTTTGGGCGGTATTTGAGGCATAAGAATTGGGAAATTTATTGGAAGCCAGTTTGCAGGAAAGAGCGCTTAAACAAGCGGTTCTCCAGACCGAGAGATATCTGGCTTCTTCTCAATCAAAAAAAATGGGGTAAGAGGCTGACAGCCCGTGAATGTTTGGACAGGCGCTTCTATGCCTTGTGAAGCTGTCATGTTTTTTTAATGTTTACGGGCTGCGCTTCAGATTAATCCGTTCCCAAAAACAACAGTTGGATCGGCTCTGTTATACAAAACATCTGGTACAATCAAGGGAAATTTATGGAAGTTCTAGTAAGGAACTATTGTGAAAATTAGATAGACGGCTGTTTTCCGCATAATTAGAGCCGTTTATTTACTTAGTCAGCCAATTTATCTTTTGACTTCATAATGCAATTCAATAAATTGATTAAATCTTTTCGTTCCTTTCAAAGAAAGGTCTAATTGGTAATTTCCTTCCTTAAATAAGGGGATTCCGCTGCCTATTATGGAAGGCGCAATGGTTATAATGAATTCATCCACTAAATCCTCTTGAATAAAAGAATTTAACAATTCACCCCCACCGACTACCCAGATGTTATGACCGACTTTGTTTTTTAGTTTATTTACAAAATTAGTAATGTCATCATTAACAAACTTCACATTCTCAGTATCCTTATAAGAAGATCTTGTAAACACATAGCATTCTTTATTTTTATACGGGAACTCTTCAGTTTCTTGTCTCATTAACCAATCGTAAGTTTTTTTCCCCATTAAAACGGTATCAACCGTATCATAAAACTCCGAAAATCCATTATCACCTTCCCCTTCTACATCAAATAACCACTGCAGAGACTCATCTTTTGTAGCAATGTATCCATCTAAACTTGATGCAATGAATAATACGGCATTTCGATTTTGATTCATAACCATTCTCCTTTCTTTCACCTTAAAATAAGTATATAGTTGAAATACGACATCCTTTGTCATATTAATATAATTCTGTTTTTTACCAAGGGGATGGATTTATGAGAGCAGATAGATTAATGAATATTATGATCTTGTTACAGAACAGAGGAAAAATGACGGCAAAAGAATTAGCTAACGAACTAGAGGTTTCGGATAGAACCATCCTTAGAGATATGGATGCATTAACTAATGCTGGGATCCCAATTGTTTCTGAAAGAGGTAAAGAGGGAGGGTGGCGTCTATTAGATCATTTTCGGAGTAAATTAAGCGGATTAAATATAGATGACATGAAATCTTTATTTCTTTTCCCCTCTGGAGAAATACTTGAAGATTTAGGATTAAATAAGCAGCCGCTTGACACGAGGCAAAAGTTACTTGCAGCAATCCCAGATATTTATCGGGACGAAGCACAAGCAATGTGGGAAAGAATTCATATAGATTCGGGTACTTGGAGGCAATCCAAAGAAAAAGCGTTTGCTCTGAATACCGTGCAACAAGCAGTTTGGGATAGCAAAAAGCTGAAAATTGTCTATGAACAGGCTGATGGGGAGCAAAAAGAAAGGTTAATTGAACCATTAGGATTGGTCGCGAAAGGAAATAAGTGGTACCTGGTGGCTGCCAGAAATGGAGAACTGCGCAATTATAGGGTATCACGCATACACAATGCAAAAGTTGAAAATGAAACTTTTAGAAGGCCGCTTAACTTTAATTTGGCGGCATACTGGGAACAATCAAAAGTGGAGTTTGTGCAAAATTTACCGAAATATGAAGTGCAAGCAGAAATACATCCAGAAATTATAAAAAGAATTAATTTTACAGCTAAGTTTGTTGAAGTTATAAAAACAGAAAGTCCAAATGGAGACAAATGGATACCAACAACTCTAGAATTTAATGATAAGCAAGAGGCTATAGAGTTTATATTGGGATTCGCAAACAAAATAAAGGTCGTTTCCCCTAAAGATCTTCGGGATAAAGTCATATCGTCCGCCATGTCTGTTATTGATTTTTATAATAATGAATGAGGGGTTTTCATTGAAATGATATATTGCTATTAGCAATCGGGCGCTTTCCGGAGCAATGCTAAAAGTGACAGCCAAAAAAGGGATTTTCAACATCCAAGATTGGATAGATCGGCAGAAGAAAAGAAACTCATATGGCCGATGAACAAAGGCGTGTTTGTTTAACCTTCAAGAGTGGTATCTATAATAGAAGATATATTTTAATCTGTAAATAATAGTGCTATACTATACTTAGGATATATGAATGCAGAAAAGGTGTGTGACAGGGTCGCGCCTTGGCTTGCTGTGATGCCTATTGAGGAGCGCCTATATCCTTTCTGCAAATTTCAGGGGATAAGGATGGACAAAATGAGCAACAGACAAACTGCAACAGACGTTATCTTAATTGGTGCTGGAATCATGAGTGCGACTTTGGGATCACTGCTGAAAGAGTTGGCACCAGACTGGAAGATTAAAGTATTTGAGAAGCTCGACAAAGCCGGACAGGAAAGCTCCAACGAATGGAATAATGCGGGAACGGGGCATTCTGCGCTGTGTGAGCTTAACTATACCGTCGAAAAACCAGACGGATCTATAGATATTCGCAAAGCCATAAGAACGAACGAACAGTTTCAGGTTTCGAGACAGTTTTGGTCTCATCTTGTTAACAATCATTTAATACGCAATCCGCAGGAGTTTATCATGCCGCTGCCTCATATGAGCTTAGTGCAGGGCGAAGAAAATGTAGCTTTTTTAAAAAAACGATTTGAAGCGCTTTCAAACCTTCCTCTGTTTGAAGGAATGGAGTTTTCTGATGATCCAGAAAAACTGAAGGAATGGATTCCGCTTATCATGAAAGACCGCGCATCAACCGAACCGGTAGCTGCCACAAAAATTGACTCTGGAACGGATGTCAATTTTGGCGCATTAACGCGCATGCTGTTTGACCATCTTAAGAAACAGGACGTCGAACTTCATTATAAGCACAGTGTCGAAGATCTTAAACGCACTGGCGATGGCGCTTGGGAAGTGAAAGTTCATGATCTCCATAACGGTCAAATCGAATACCATAAGGCGAAATTTGTCTTTATCGGCGGCGGCGGCGGAAGCCTGCCTTTACTGCAAAAATCCGGTATCCCTGAAGGAAAGCATATTGGAGGATTTCCGGTAAGCGGGCTGTTTATGGTATGCAACAATCCGGATGTTATTGAGCAGCATCATGCTAAAGTGTACGGCAAAGCGAAGGTCGGTGCACCGCCAATGTCTGTTCCGCATCTTGACACAAGATTCATCGACAATAAAAAATCGCTTCTGTTTGGACCGTTTGCCGGCTTCTCGCCTAAATTCTTAAAGACCGGCTCCATGTTTGATCTGATAGGTTCGGTAAAGCCGAATAATCTGGTGACGATGCTGGCAGCAGGCGCTAAAAACATGAAATTAACAAAATATTTGATCCAGCAAGTGATGTTATCGAAAGAAAAGCGCATGGAAGCCTTGCGGGAATTTATTCCGAATGCTAAAAGCGAGGATTGGGATTTAGTCGTAGCAGGCCAGCGCGTGCAAGTGATTAAAGATACGGAAGCTGGCGGTAAAGGAACACTCCAGTTCGGTACGGAAGTTGTAAGCGCCGCCGATGGCACGATAGCCGCTTTGCTTGGGGCTTCTCCGGGTGCTTCTACGGCCGTTCAAGTAATGCTTGAACTGCTGAGCAAATGCTTCCCTGACCGCATGAGCGAATGGGAACCGAAAATTAAAGAAATGATTCCATCGTATGGCGTGTCACTGATGGAAAATCCAGAGCTACTGCGAGAAATCCAAGCTTCAACCGCACAGGCGCTCGGTCTAAATGAAAACAGACCGCTGCAGACGACCGGGGGGAACGCCAAATAACGGAGCCATAGTTTGCGCAGGATCTAACGGTTTTACTGTCCTCGAGTAAAGGCTTCCGCTTCGAATGTGGCGATACGCCGGCACTAGTGAAAGCGGGAGATGAATGGAGCTTAGCCATAAGAACTATTGGAACGGGAGGGACAGCTCGGTCCGATTCCGTTGACTGCTTAAAAGCAACGATCAGTCCGATAAGCCCCTGCTTCAAACAGCGTAAGATTTAAGGCGGCGGGCATTCCATAGATTAGAAGAATAGCAGCGTCATAGAGCAATTCTATTGAATAAGGAGCTTCTCACTCTCTGTGAGGAGTTTCTTTTTGTTTAGGAAGGCAGTAAATGGCGAAGAATGGTTAAGAAAAACCACTTTCAAATAGGGCGTCTTTCTTGTTTATCTTGAATAGGCGGGAATCCCCCTGCCAACAAAGAGTAGGGAGGGGGATTGGGATCAATCACGTATGGAAGTCGGAAGATATCTAACACAAATCACAATTATTTGCATGAGATTTCCATCGGAATGGGAGGTTGGCAATTGTCTAAACCGATGCGCTCTCGTTGGACTTAGTGAAAATCTACATCAATTTTCTTTTTCGTTGTTTGTGCTTGCTTCGGCATAGTGATTTCCAGCACCCCGTTTTTATAGGATGCCTTTACTCCTTCTTCATTTACTGGAGCAGGAAGAGAGATGGTTCGGTGAAAGCGGCCTGAGTATCTTTCTCTTCTGTGCATGTGCTCGTCTTGGGTTTCATGGGTGCGGTTGATGGAGCCGCTCACTGTCAGCCGATTGTTTTCAATGTCAATATGCACGTCTTCTTTTTTTTCTATTCCTGGAATGTCGCAACTGGCGATGATCGCATGATCTGTTTCATGCACATCTACGCGAATGTTTCCTAACTGGCGGGCCTCACCTTCTAAATCCCAAGGGAACGCGGAAAACAGTCTGTCAATATCTTTTCTGATGATGGATAACTGCCGAAATGGATCATTAGGAATTAACGCCATTCTTTATCCTCCTCCTCCTGTTATTTGTACCATATTATTGTTTCGCATTTAGCCAATCATTATGCTGAGAATCCTTTCATAAGAGCAGGTTTCTTTCTAAATGAAACTCCCTTAACGAAATTTTCGGATGCGAAAGTTGCCTTCAAGCAGCACCCAATTTTGCGGAAATGGATATCCCAGTACCCAGTAGCTGATTCCGCGTAAGCCATAGTCTTTGACCAGATCAAATTTAGCTTGGGCGCTGCGGGCATCTTCAAACCAGACTTCATGCTGGCGGCCTTTTTCGTCCCAATAGCGAAAAAAAGGAGATTGCGCCGTTTGATCGTACTGGATCACGGCCTTATACTTTACGGCGCGGCGGATCGCTTCTTGCATATCAAAGGTTTCTGCTTCCTGGCCTTGGACATGCGGAAGGAGCCAATCACGGGCGTATACTTGGAAGCCCATAAAGATTTTATTCTTTGGGATCACGGTGACCGCATAATCAAGAACGCGCTTTATTTGATTAAGCGGAGAGATCGCTTGCGGAGGTCCGAAGCGATAGCCCCATTCGTAGGTCATTAATACGACAAAGTCTACGATTCTGCCATGAGCGGCGTAGTCGTGGGCTTCATATAAAAGTCCTTTCTGTTCGGAGCTGATCTTCGGCGCTACGGCGGTGGAAACGGAATACCCTTTGGGACGCAAGCGGTTCACCGCACGCTGCAAAAACTGATTATACAGCTCGCGATCAGCTGGATAAACGTTTTCAAAGTCGACATTAAGTCCTTTATACCCTTTGGTTCGCATGGTGTTTTCAATATTGGTGAGTAACCGGTTTTGCACGGTCGTATTTGAAAGAATGGTATGAGCTAAACGGGAACCGGGGTCTTCGCTTGTAAAATTAGTGATGCACATTAACGGCATCACTCTCGCTGCTTGTGCAGCTTGGAGGATAGGAGCATCATCAATAGGCTCTAATCCGCCGTCTGCTTTCATAATGTAGCCAAAGGGGGACACGTAAGTTAAATATCTGCCAACTTCACGGACTTCTTTGCCCCCTTGTTCTCCTTTATTGATTGTATAGGCATTGACATCAATCATCGGTCTAGGAAAAGGAATGACTAGCATCGTTCCTTGAGAAACCGCTTGAGGATTTTGAATTTGATTCGCTTGCATCAGCTCCCGGACTGTCACGCCAAAGCGCTGGGCAATTTGCTGCAGGCTTTCGCCGCGCTGCACAGTGTACCTTCGGGGCGGAATGAGCAATGTATTTCCCGGCTGGAGAGGAGCTGCACTGCTAATCGCATTTACTTGAGCAATCGCTGCGGCCGTCACACCGTATCTACGGGCAATTTGCCATAAGGATTCCCCAGCTCGAACGGTATGCCGGCGGATCATGCTTGGAATAATAAGCGCCTGGCCAATGACGAGCTGATTCGGATTGGGAAGTCCATTGGCAGCAATCATCTGAGCAACTGTTATCCCATAACGCCTAGAGATACTCCATAATGATTCTCCTCTTTTCACTACATGAATAATCATGTCTGTCCTCCTCTATTTTCAATATATCCTATATGTATGCCGCTGAGCGGGAAGATAGAAAGGGATCAGCAGGATGACATCTTATTCTTTAAGCCGGTCAGAGGGAAGATGCAGTTTTAACGGGTTAGAGGCCAAGAATGTGTATCCCGCATTAGGGATAGAGCGGAGAACAAACAGTCTAAGCGGGAGGCGGTAGCCCTTACATGCTTGATTTATTCGGCAAAGGCGCTGCGATGTTACTTTTCATCAGCAGAGAGGATAGTAAGCCCCTGCTGTTAGCGGGTTCAATTTGCGGAAACTTTTCCTTTTTCAAATTCGTATATAAGGTAAGTAGTAATCCAGCTTTAGGAAAGTGGTGGTGTATATGAAATTATGGCTGTCCGCGCTATTCATTGGTATCGTGGTTTACTACAGCTATCAGCTGATTCGGGTACTATTTAAAATGAAACAAAGCATTGTGTTCCCTGCGACAGAAAGAGAATGGAAATCTGTGAGAAAGTTCCCATTACAAGCTGTTTATTCCCCTGAATTTTCAAAGCAAAAAAGCGGCATTCTCTTATACTCTTTTATCCTTTTGTCTGTGCTTGCCATGCTTCTTTTAGGTGTATATATAGAGGGGTTCGATTGGACTTTCATTCTGCCTGTTTTTCTGCCGATTGCATATTCTAATTCATTATTAAATCTATTTGCGGTTGTCAAAGGGGGGATATTAAGCGGAAACCGTTTTATTCCTTGGCATAAAATCAAGTCATTTCAGTTCATTCCGATTACGATGAATCACAGGTTTTACGGTTTTGGAAAAGAAGTGAATGACGGTTGGGAATTGGAAATGAAAACGAAATTTTTTTCGGCAAGCTGCATCATCACTTCGCGGGAAACGAAGGAAAAGCTAGCGGCAATATTGAGGGAACAGGCGGTGATAGAGCTGGAAGAAGAGTCGCCTGAAGATGGGGTGAACAGCTAGGGTTTAGTGATATTATGAACTCGCAAGCGTTATGGGGGGATTAAGATACGATCACTAGCTTATTCGATTGCGGAATTAGTACGGCTCAAAAATCAAAGCTTTGTAACGGTTATTCGCTATAAATGGGATGGCAAGCAAAAGTCGTTGGTTTTGGAGTCAGATCAACAAGTAAAGAAATGTATAAATTGAGTCCTGTTATTCACGGGAAGGCCTCGACATTGCAAACAGATTAAAGAAACGATACCGGAGAGAAAATGGTTTTATGGAGAATGGACAAAGAGGCTTAGAAAGCCAGTGTATCGAATGAAGATATTTCGTCTCGATTATCGAAATTAGACGGACTTGCTTCTTCACAGTGGGATAAAGTGCTTCAGACTATGAGAGAGGTTAAAAAAGCAGGGTATCAAGAGGCTATTATCTCAAGCCTTATACAGGACATTCAAGAAAAGCTTGAACAACAGCTTTGATTAAATAAAGGAATTAAGAAGCAGAAGGCCAAAGCGGCGCTTCTGCTTTTTAATATTCCTTTGATCGCGTTCTCCTCTTAAAGAGATTTTACAGATTTTCCGAACAAGAAAGCCCACACAGGTCGCAGACCGTCTTTAGACGTGGGATGATAGTGAGGTCAAATACGGAGTACCGCATTTAACCGTAAGGTTTTGCGGTACTTCAAGTATTGGAAAACTCCACTATATTTATTTATATATATTTGTTGTCGTTTATAGTGAAAACTGATAAAAATATAAGTATGGAAGATTATAGAAGAACTACTACAACCGTATCATTCATTAACTATCATTTGGTGTTTTGTCCTCGATACAGAAGAAAAATATTTCTTGACAACAAGGTAGAAAAGAGATTCAAAGAAATGGTGCACGAAATATGCGAACCACTAAAAATACAAGTGATTGCTTTAGAATGTGACAAAGACCATGCACACACGTTTCTCAATGTACTACCTACACAAGCCCTGCAAACATCATGGCAAAAATCAAAGGAGTGACATCTAAACAGTTGCGAGAAGAATTTCCGCACCTGCGACACCTGCCAAGTTTGTGGACACGTTCTTTTTTTGTTTCTACTGCTGGAAACGTATCAAGTCAAACTATAAAGCGATATGTTGAACAACAAAAAACAAGGGGGTGAAATCATGTCACAAACAATCACTGTAAAAATCAAATTGCTACCTACTAAAGAACAGGATTTGACTTTGACCGAAATGAGTAAAACATACATTTCAACAATCAACGATCTTGTGTCTGAAATGGTAAAAGAAAAGNNNNNNNNNNNNNNNNNNNNNNNNNNNNNNNNNNNNNNNNNNNNNNNNNNNNNNNNNNNNNNNNNNNNNNNNNNNNNNNNNNNNNNNNNNNNNNNNNNNNNNNNNNNNNNNNNNNNNNNNNNNNNNNNNNNNNNNNNNNNNNNNNNNNNNNNNNNNNNNNNNNNNNNNNNNNNNNNNNNNNNNNNNNNNNNNNNNNNNNNNNNNNNNNNNNNNNNNNNNNNNNNNNNNNNNNNNNNNNNNNNNNNNNNNNNNNNNNNNNNNNNNNNNNNNNNNNNNNNNNNNNNNNNNNNNNNNNNNNNNNNNNNNNNNNNNNNNNNNNNNNNNNNNNNNNNNNNNNNNNNNNNNNNNNNNNNNNNNNNNNNNNNNNNNNNNNNNNNNNNNNNNNNNNNNNNNNNNNNNNNNNNNNNNNNNNNNNNNNNNNNNNNNNNNNNNNNNNNNNNNNNNNNNNNNNNNNNNNNNNNNNNNNNNNNNNNNNNNNNNNNNNNNNNNNNNNNNNNNNNNNNNNNNNNNNNNNNNNNNNNNNNNNNNNNNNNNNNNNNNNNNNNNNNNNNNNNNNNNNNNNNNNNNNNNNNNNNNNNNNNNNNNNNNNNNNNNNNNNNNNNNNNNNNNNNNNNNNNNNNNNNNNNNNNNNNNNNNNNNNNNNNNNNNNNNNNNNNNNNNNNNNNNNNNNNNNNNNNNNNNNNNNNNNNNNNNNNNNNNNNNNNNNNNNNNNNNNNNNNNNNNNNNNNNNNNNNNNNNNNNNNNNNNNNNNNNNNNNNNNNNNNNNNNNNNNNNNNNNNNNNNNNNNNNNNNNNNNNNNNNNNNNNNNNNNNNNNNNNNNNNNNNNNNNNNNNNNNNNNNNNNNNNNNNNNNNNNNNNNNNNNNNNNNNNNNNNNNNNNNNNNNNNNNGCCTATTCGGGCTTTATTAATTGATAAGGAAAATCGAAATTTCAATTTGCTGAAACATAAGTTAGGCACATTGCGTATCACGAAAAAGTCAAATAAATGGATCGCACAAATTTCTGTCACTACGCCTACTCCTCAAAAAACGGGATTCAAGGTTATGGGAGTTGACTTAGGTTTAAAAGTTCCGGCTGTTGCAGTAACTGATGACGGAAAAGTGCGTTTCTTTGGTAACGGCAGACAGAATAAATATAAAAAGAGAAAGTTTCGTTCTGTTCGTAAAGCATTAGGCAAAAAGAAAAAATTAAATGCTATCCGCAGTTCAAAAAACAAGGAACAGCGTTGGATGAAAGATCAAGACCATAAAGTAAGTCGTGCGATTGTTAATTTTGCTAAAGAAAATGAAATCTCTGTCATTCGTTTAGAACAATTAGCGAATATCAGACAGACGACAAGAACAAGTCGTAAAAACGAAAAGAATTTGCATACATGGTCTTTTTATCGTCTATCTCATTTATTGAGTACAAGGCCAAGTTAGAAGGCATTAAGGTTGAATATGTGAATCCTGTTTATACGAGTCAAACATGTCCTAACTGTTCTGAAAAGAACAAAGCACAAGACCGCAAATACAAGTGTAAATGCGGATTCGAGATACATCGTGATCTAGTAGGTGCTATGAATATTCGATGTGCACCTGTGATTGATGGTAATAGTCAATCAGCATAGGGAACTATAGGTTCTGCCCTATGAGGGGCAATGAGATGCCCTCATCTTGAAGGCTGTTCAAAACAGAAATGGACTGCGAACGCTTAGTCATTCAAGAATCCCACCCGTTTAACCGTAAGGTTTAGGGCTTGCGTCTTTAGACGTGGGAGTCTCAATTGAACATGGATAGTCACACACTTCCTCAATAGCACCCGTTTGCAATCAAATGTACATCTGGCCTCTGCTGAATAAATAGACTTCTTGCTC from Bacillus xiapuensis encodes:
- a CDS encoding sensor histidine kinase codes for the protein MKKSKKLRTIFIEYVVSLGALIITLLLANYSLFTSSAMVYPANYSEKVIQRNYEELKNSPKVTMELLTPMSSFGVYSKDGHYLYGNFSSENKKIIWDTYSNGGNSIGLSNYIVSIVREKDILIINYPLTMQFRSERLREVLPNAELAMVFLFILQLIIVFFLWSNRFAKRVKIELEALLVTTEKIKEQNLDFNVGNSNIEEIGMVLKGIDKMKNSLKIAIEEQWLLEKQKREQVSALAHDIKTPLTIVKGNAELLKETELTKEQKNYCNYIKESSEQMDEYIQKLLTFTKNEIDKEHPNDNIKVIKVLNSLERQSGALSKTKKINTAWKVDIEENLYIKGDENEFERAIMNIIKNAFDFSPKGSTIAIYSVADNYELTIQVIDQGNGFSKKTLKYGKEQFFMENESRTKTGHHGLGLYIANTIITKCNGELTLSNDENGGGAVTVKVPIFQKDD
- a CDS encoding DUF4256 domain-containing protein; translated protein: MKMEDGKLLPEQCEEILGILKARFEQNMNRHKGLEWAKVQAKLESNAEKLWSLNEMERTGGEPDVIEYDKEADVYIFCDCSAESPKGRRSVCYDRDALESRKKHKPQNSAMDMAADMGIEILTEEQYRKLQKLGHFDTKTSSWVQTPENIRKLGGALFCDRRYDTVFVYHNGAESYYAARGFRGLLRV
- a CDS encoding dihydrofolate reductase family protein; translation: MNQNRNAVLFIASSLDGYIATKDESLQWLFDVEGEGDNGFSEFYDTVDTVLMGKKTYDWLMRQETEEFPYKNKECYVFTRSSYKDTENVKFVNDDITNFVNKLKNKVGHNIWVVGGGELLNSFIQEDLVDEFIITIAPSIIGSGIPLFKEGNYQLDLSLKGTKRFNQFIELHYEVKR
- a CDS encoding helix-turn-helix transcriptional regulator, giving the protein MRADRLMNIMILLQNRGKMTAKELANELEVSDRTILRDMDALTNAGIPIVSERGKEGGWRLLDHFRSKLSGLNIDDMKSLFLFPSGEILEDLGLNKQPLDTRQKLLAAIPDIYRDEAQAMWERIHIDSGTWRQSKEKAFALNTVQQAVWDSKKLKIVYEQADGEQKERLIEPLGLVAKGNKWYLVAARNGELRNYRVSRIHNAKVENETFRRPLNFNLAAYWEQSKVEFVQNLPKYEVQAEIHPEIIKRINFTAKFVEVIKTESPNGDKWIPTTLEFNDKQEAIEFILGFANKIKVVSPKDLRDKVISSAMSVIDFYNNE
- a CDS encoding malate:quinone oxidoreductase, with amino-acid sequence MSNRQTATDVILIGAGIMSATLGSLLKELAPDWKIKVFEKLDKAGQESSNEWNNAGTGHSALCELNYTVEKPDGSIDIRKAIRTNEQFQVSRQFWSHLVNNHLIRNPQEFIMPLPHMSLVQGEENVAFLKKRFEALSNLPLFEGMEFSDDPEKLKEWIPLIMKDRASTEPVAATKIDSGTDVNFGALTRMLFDHLKKQDVELHYKHSVEDLKRTGDGAWEVKVHDLHNGQIEYHKAKFVFIGGGGGSLPLLQKSGIPEGKHIGGFPVSGLFMVCNNPDVIEQHHAKVYGKAKVGAPPMSVPHLDTRFIDNKKSLLFGPFAGFSPKFLKTGSMFDLIGSVKPNNLVTMLAAGAKNMKLTKYLIQQVMLSKEKRMEALREFIPNAKSEDWDLVVAGQRVQVIKDTEAGGKGTLQFGTEVVSAADGTIAALLGASPGASTAVQVMLELLSKCFPDRMSEWEPKIKEMIPSYGVSLMENPELLREIQASTAQALGLNENRPLQTTGGNAK
- a CDS encoding Hsp20/alpha crystallin family protein, producing MALIPNDPFRQLSIIRKDIDRLFSAFPWDLEGEARQLGNIRVDVHETDHAIIASCDIPGIEKKEDVHIDIENNRLTVSGSINRTHETQDEHMHRRERYSGRFHRTISLPAPVNEEGVKASYKNGVLEITMPKQAQTTKKKIDVDFH